A portion of the Sus scrofa isolate TJ Tabasco breed Duroc chromosome 5, Sscrofa11.1, whole genome shotgun sequence genome contains these proteins:
- the CD63 gene encoding CD63 antigen, with the protein MAVEGGMRCVKFLLYVLLLAFCACAVGLIAVGIWVQLVLNQTITQGATPGSLLPVVIIAVGAFLFLVAFVGCCGTCKENYCLMVTFAIFLSLIMLVEVAAAIAGYVFRDKVKAEFNKDFQQQMQNYPKNNHTALILDRMQEDFKCCGAANYTDWEKILLSPKRVPDSCCVNVTQHCGVNFNVKEIHNEGCVEKIGSWLRSNVLVAAAAALGIAFVEVLGIVFACCLVKSIRSGYEVM; encoded by the exons ATGGCGGTGGAAGGAGGAATGAGATGTGTCAAGTTCTTGCTCTACGTTCTTCTGCTGGCCTTTTGC GCCTGTGCCGTGGGACTGATCGCCGTGGGGATCTGGGTCCAGCTCGTGCTAAATCAGACCATTACCCAGGGGGCCACCCCTGGCTCCCTGTTGCCTGTGGTCATCATCGCAGTGGGTGCCTTCCTCTTCCTGGTGGCCTTTGTGGGCTGCTGTGGGACCTGCAAGGAGAACTACTGTCTTATGGTCACA TTTGCCATCTTCCTGTCCCTTATCATGCTGGTGGAGGTGGCAGCCGCCATTGCTGGCTATGTGTTTAGAGACAAG GTGAAGGCAGAATTTAATAAGGACTTCCAGCAGCAGATGCAGAATTATCCAAAAAACAACCACACAGCATTGATCCTGGACAGGATGCAGGAAGAT TTTAAGTGCTGCGGGGCAGCTAACTacacagactgggagaagatCCTGCTGTCACCCAAGCGAGTCCCGGACTCCTGCTGTGTCAATGTCACTCAGCACTGTGGAGTTAATTTCAACGTGAAGGAGATTCATAATGAG GGCTGTGTGGAAAAGATTGGGAGCTGGCTGAGGAGCAATGtgctggtggcagctgcagcagccctgGGCATTGCCTTTGTGGAG GTCCTGGGTATTGTCTTTGCTTGCTGCCTTGTGAAGAGCATCCGAAGTGGCTACGAGGTGATGTAG
- the LOC106510300 gene encoding basic proline-rich protein-like, with amino-acid sequence MAAWPGAQGRAGGLEPVEGVSGLRSALPALETSPARPPFPAPPTRKPAVRSTSPSPLFSLQERGGGARRPARTPPRRVPGPGLIQGRPLGPGLDAHPGPASPQATFPWALTTAKNKCVPRSASHPSRASGTFQSCKVARASGAAGERSRSSEARSEALSGERLAIPPNTPTPEPERAPRPHLGSPRLCAALPPRLRGSLAAPPGSGPARRAAPPRLHPQPPPPPSSRQPPSCDARTAAA; translated from the exons ATGGCTGCCTGGCCTGGGgcacaggggagggcagggggattAGAACCGGTCGAAGGGGTATCCGGGCTTCGGAGCGCCCTGCCGGCCCTCGAGACCTCCCCTGCGCGGCCCCCATTCCCGGCCCCTCCCACCCGGAAACCCGCGGTCAGATCCACGTCTCCCAGCCCCCTCTTCTCCCTgcaggagaggggtgggggcgCCCGTCGCCCAGCCCGGACCCCGCCCCGCCGCGTCCCTGGCCCCGGACTGATCCAAGGGCGCCCgctggggccagggctggacGCCCACCCTGGGCCCGCCAGCCCCCAG GCCACTTTCCCCTGGGCTCTGACCACCGCCAAAAATAAGTGCGTCCCGCGCTCCGCATCCCACCCCTCCCGGGCCTCCGGAACTTTCCAAAGTTGCAAAGTTGCGAGGGCCTCGGGAGCAGCGGGGGAGCGAAGCCGATCTTCAGAGGCCCGGAGCGAGGCCCTGAGCGGGGAGCGGCTGGCGATTCCCCCCAACACCCCGACGCCAGAGCCGGAGCGGGCTCCGCGGCCTCACCTGGGCTCCCCGAGGCTGTGCGCTGCACTCCCGCCGCGGCTCAGGGGCTCTCTAGCTGCGCCCCCCGGCTCCGGCCCCGCCCGGCGCGCGGCCCCGCCCCGGCTCCAtccgcagccccctcccccgccgagtagccgccagcctccctCATGTGACGCGAGAACAGCTGCGGCCTGA
- the BLOC1S1 gene encoding biogenesis of lysosome-related organelles complex 1 subunit 1, with translation MTTQSRGTLAGPGPRGSRAARSSSGSRRELGAPYPQPTATMLSRLLKEHQAKQNERKELQEKRRREAITAATCLTEALVDHLNVGVAQAYMNQRKLDHEVKTLQVQAAQFAKQTGQWIGMVENFNQALKEIGDVENWARSIELDMRTIATALEYVYKGQLQSAPS, from the exons ATGACCACTCAGAGTCGAGGGACTTTGGCGG GACCCGGGCCCCGCGGGAGCAGAGCGGCGCGTTCCAGCTCCGGGAGCCGGAGAGAGCTGGGCGCGCCCTACCCCCAGCCCACTGCGACCATGCTGTCCCGCCTGCTGAAAGAACACCAGGCCAAACAGAATGAACGCAAGGAGCTGCAGG AGAAGAGGAGGCGAGAGGCTATCACTGCAGCGACCTGCCTGACAGAAGCTTTGGTGGATCACCTCAATGTGGG CGTGGCCCAGGCCTACATGAACCAGAGGAAGCTGGACCACGAGGTGAAGACCCTGCAGGTCCAGGCTGCCCAGTTTGCCAAGCAGACAGGCCAGTGGATCGGGATGGTGGAGAACTTCAACCAGGCACTCAAG GAAATCGGTGATGTGGAGAACTGGGCTCGGAGCATCGAGCTGGACATGCGCACCATTGCCACCGCGCTGGAATATGTCTACAAAGGGCAGCTGCAGTCGGCCCCCTCCTAG
- the RDH5 gene encoding 11-cis retinol dehydrogenase has product MWLPLLLGVLLWALLWLLRDRQSLPTSDAFVFITGCDSGFGRLLALRLDQRGFRVLASCLTPSGAEDLQRVASSRLHTTLLDVTDPQSIQRAAKWVETHVGEAGLFGLVNNAGVAGIIGPTPWQTREDFQQVLNVNTLGPIGVTLALLPLLRQARGRVVNVSSVLGRLAANGGGYCVSKFGVEAFSDSLRRDVAPFGIRVSIVEPGFFQTPITNPESLDNIIKTRWARLPPATQALYGEAYLTKYLRLQHHFMNLLSDLDLTKVSRCLEHALTARHPRTRYSPGWDAKLLWLPASYLPASLVDAVFTWILPKPAQAVY; this is encoded by the exons ATGTGGCTGCCTCTGCTGCTGGGAGTCTTGCTCTGGGCACTGCTATGGTTGCTCAGGGACCGGCAGAGCCTGCCCACCAGCGATGCTTTTGTCTTTATCACCGGCTGCGACTCGGGCTTCGGACGGCTTTTGGCACTGAGGCTGGACCAGAGAGGCTTCCGAGTCCTGGCCAGCTGCCTGACCCCCTCTGGAGCCGAAGACCTACAGCGTGTGGCTTCCTCCCGCCTCCACACCACCCTGCTGGATGTCACTGATCCCCAAAGCATCCAGCGGGCAGCCAAGTGGGTGGAAACACATGTTGGGGAAGCAG GGCTTTTTGGTCTGGTGAATAATGCCGGCGTGGCTGGCATTATCGGGCCCACCCCTTGGCAGACACGGGAGGATTTCCAGCAGGTGCTGAATGTGAACACGCTGGGTCCCATCGGGGTCACCCTTgccctgctgcccctgctgcGGCAGGCCCGGGGCCGGGTAGTCAACGTCAGCAGTGTCCTGGGTCGCCTGGCAGCCAATGGAGGAGGCTACTGCGTCTCCAAGTTTGGCGTGGAGGCCTTCTCTGACAGCCTGAG GCGGGACGTGGCTCCTTTTGGGATTCGAGTCTCCATCGTGGAGCCTGGTTTCTTCCAAACCCCTATAACAAACCCGGAAAGTTTGGACAACATCATAAAGACCCGCTGGGCACGGCTGCCTCCAGCCACACAGGCCCTCTATGGGGAGGCCTACCTCACCAAGT ACCTGAGACTGCAGCATCATTTCATGAACCTGCTCTCTGACCTGGACCTGACCAAAGTGAGCAGGTGCCTGGAGCATGCCCTGACTGCCCGTCACCCCAGAACCCGCTACAGCCCAGGCTGGGATGCCAAGCTACTTTGGCTGCCAGCCTCCTACCTGCCAGCCAGCCTGGTGGATGCTGTGTTCACCTGGATCCTCCCCAAGCCTGCTCAGGCAGTCTACTGA